Within the Arthrobacter sp. UKPF54-2 genome, the region GTTCCTTGAGGCCGAACTCGGCCAGCGCGCGGTTGTTCAGGACCGAGCCGGCGGCGTGCAGCTTCGCCAGCAGGAAGCCCGCATCCCGGCTGATGGAAGCCGCCACGAGCTTGTCCTCCGGCCGGGTATCCGGCTGGGCGTCTACTTCGGTCGTCATGCGGGCTCCAATAGTCTAAAAAATAAATCGTTGACATTTTCAATTATCCATACTTTCATGGATGCAGAACAGCATCCCACGCCGGACGGCCGGATGCACACGGCAGCTAGCAAAGGAGCAGCATGAGCCTGTCAGGAAAAGTAGCAATCGTCACCGGAAGCGGCCGTGGCCTCGGCCTGGCCTACGCCCGGGAGCTGGCCCGCCAGGGCGCCGCCGTCGTCGTCAACGACGTGGACGCGGCGGTCGCCGAAGAGGCGGTCCGGACCATTGCCTCCGACGGCGGCCGGGCAGCGGCCGTCGTGGCCCCGGTGGGCAGCTCCGAGGTCGCCAAGCAGCTGGTCCAGGCCGCCGTCACCGAGTTCGGCCGGCTCGACATCCTGGTCACCAACGCCGGGATCCTGCGGGACAAGAGCCTGCTGAAGATGACGGACGAGGACTTCGACGCCGTGATCAACGTCCACCTCAAGGGCACCTTCACCTGCGCCCGGGAAGCATTCGGGTACTTCAAGGAGAACGGCATTGCCGGCCGCATCATCACCATCGGCTCGCCCACCGGCCAGCGCGGCAACTTCGGCCAGACCAACTACGCGGCCGCCAAGGCCGGGATCGTCGGCATGGTCCGCACCTGGGCGCTGGAGATGAAAAAGGCCGGTGTCACCGCCAACGCCGTCATCCCGGTTGCTGCCACCGCCATGACCAAGACCGTCCCGTACTTCCAGAAGGCTGTGGAGGCCGACGAGCGCGGTGAGGCCATGCCGGCCTTCTTCCGCCACGACCTCGGCTTCGGAACCGCCGACGACGTCGCCGGGCTGGTCGCGTTCCTCGCCTCCGACGCCGCCGCCGGAGTCACCGGCCAGGCCATCGGCGCGGGCGGTGACCGTCTGCAGCTCTGGACCCATCCCGAGGCGGCCGCCACCGAATACCGCGAAGGCGGCTGGGGCTACGCGGACCTCGTCGAGAACTTCGGGGCGCTCTTCGGGGACAAACTGCAGAGTGTGGGCGAGGAGTTCCTGCCGCTGCCGGAGGACCTGCAGCCCGAACCGGCCCAGGTCCGCTGAGATGGCCAACGCACGCTACGAACTCGGTATCGACGCCGCAAAGCTCGCTGCGATCGACATGCACGTCCACCTCGAGGTGGACGGCCACGGCCACGGTTCGCTGCCGGCCGAGCTCACCGAGGCCTCTGCCAAGTACTTCAAGGCCGAGGACCGGACGCCGTCGCTGGACCGGATCGCGGAGCTCTACCGCGAACTGAACATGGCCGCCGTCGTCTTCACCGTCGACGCCCGGACCCAGCTCAAGCACGAGCCCAACAGCATCCCCGAACTGATCGCCGGGGCCGCCCGGAACAACGACGTGCTAATTCCGTTCGGGAGCGTCGACCCGCGCACCGGCGCCGAGGCCATCCAAGGCGCCAAACACCAGGCCGTGGACCTGGGCGCCCGGGGCTTCAAGTTCCACCCGAGCCTGCAGGGCTTCGACCCCTCCAACGAGCAGTTCTACCCGCTCTGGGAAACGCTGCAGGAACTGGGCCTGCCGGCGATCTTCCACACCGGCCAGAACGGCATGGGCGCGGGCCTGCCCGGCGGTTTCGGCATCAAGCTGGCCTACTCCAACCCGCTGCTGCTCGACGCCGTGGCCGCCGACTTCCCCGAGCTGCAGATCATTATGGCCCACCCCTCGGTGCCGTGGCAGGACGAAGCCAACTCCATCGCCACGCACAAGACCAATGTGTTCATCGACCTGTCCGGCTGGTCCCCGAAATACTTCCCCGAGTCGCTGGTGAAGATGTCCAACTCGGTGCTGCAGGACAAGGTGCTGTTCGGCACCGACTTCCCGCTGATCACCCCGCAGAAATGGCTGGCCGCCTTCGCGGACCTGCCGCTCAAGGACGAAGTCCGGCCCAAGATCCTCAAGGGCAACGCCGTCCGCCTGCTCGGGCTGGAGGGCTGAGATGGATACGACGACGGCGGAACCCTCAGTGAGTGCCCCGCAACGGCTTTTCGAGGTGGCTGACTTCTACGATGCGGAATCCCTCCTGACCGACAGCGAGCGCCGCGTGCTGGGCAGGCTCCGCACTTTCCTTGACGAGAAGGCACGCCCGCTCCTGGCGGAGTACTGGGAACGCGGGGAATTTCCCGACCAGCTGGCCCGTCCTCTGATCGACCTGGACCTGATGGAGCCGGCCGAACTGACCGCTGATGCTCCGGCACGCGGGATCTATCAAGGCTTCCGGATCTTCGAACTTGCCCGCACGGACGCCTCGCTGGCCACCTGGTACACGTCCCAGGCGGGCCTGTTCCGCACGGCCATCCGCGTGGGCGCTTCGGAAGAGCAAAAACGCGAGTGGATGCCCAAGGTGATCGACTTCTCGCTTAAGGGTGTCTTCTCATTGACCGAGCCCGAGTCCGGTTCGGACATCGCCGGCGGCCTGTCCACGACGGCCCGCTTCGAAGAGGACGCCGACGGCGGCACCTGGGTTCTGGATGGCGCCAAACGCTGGATCGGGGGCGCGGCCACCGCCGACGTCCTGGCCGTCTTCGCCCGCGACGAAGCCGACGGGCAGGTCAAGGCCTTCCTCGTGGAGCGCGAGGCCCCCGGCGTGACCCTGGAGAAAATCCACGGCAAGACCGCGCTGCGGATGATGCAGAACGCGCACATCACCCTCGACGGCGTCCGCGTCCCGGAGTCGATGCGCCTGCACAACGTCAACTCCTTCAAGGACGTGGCCGCGATGCTGCGGGCCATGCGCTCGGATGTGGCCTGGATCGCCACCGGCATGGCCGCGGGCGCCTTCGAGGCCGCGCTGCGCTACGTCACGCAGCGGGAACAGTTCGGCCGGCCCGTGGGGTCCTTCCAGCTCGTCCAGGAAAAACTGGCCCGGATGCTCGGCAACGTCACCTCGGCCCTGTCCCTTGTGGTCCGGCTGACCGAGCAGCAGGCCAAGGGCATCTACCGGGACCCGGACTCTGCGCTCGCCAAGATGCAGACCTCCCTGCTGATGCGCGAGACCGTGGCGCTGGCCCGCGAGGTGGTGGGCGGCAACGGCATCACCCTCGAGACCGACGTCGCCCGCTTCCACGCCGACGCCGAGGCCGTCTACTCCTACGAGGGCACCCACGAAATCAACGCCCTGATCATCGGCCGCGCCCTCACCGGCCACAGCGCCTTCACCCGCTAGACCCCGACGCCGGCCCGTCCCGCCGCCGTCGATCCGCTCAGCCCAACCACCAGAGGAGCCCAAGATGCCCAACCTCGTCGTCGACTTCGACAAACTGCTCACCCTCTCCGGCACCGACCTCGGCGCCACCGAATACCGAGAAATCAGCCAGGAACAAATCAACAAATTCGCCGACGCCACCGGTGACGACCAGTGGATCCACGTGGACCCGGAACGCGCCAAGGACGGGCCCTTCGGTGCCCCGATCGCGCACGGCTTCCTCACCCTCTCGCTGATCATCCCGTTCTGGGGCGAGCTGTTCGACGTCGAGGGCGTCACCACCAAGGTCAACTACGGCTTGGACAAGGTCCGCTTCACGTCCCCGGTCAAGGTCGGCTCGAGGATCCGGATGCGCGCCACGATCGCCGAAGTCACCGAGGTCAAGGGCGGCGCCCAGATCAAGGTCGCCAACACCATCGAGATCGAGGGCCAGGAACGGCCCGCCGTCGTGGCCGAATTCCTCGCCCGCTTCTACAAGTAGACCCGCCACCCCCCTCTGCCCCTAAGGAACAACGATGTCCCAGATTTCGCAGTTGCAGGCCATGGACGTGGGCACACGCCGCCGGGAAGCCCGGACCGTCATCGCCTCCAGCTACCTCGGCAGCACCATCGAGTACTACGACTTCCTGCTCTACGCCACGGCTGCGGCCGTGGTCTTTCCCAAGGTGTTCTTCACCGGCATGGACGACTGGGTCGGCGTCGTGGCCGCCTACGGCACCTTCGCCGCGGGCTACGTCGCGAGGCCCCTGGGCGGCATCATCTTCGGCCACTTCGGCGACAAACTCGGCCGCAAGGGCATGCTGATTGTCTCGATGCTGGTCATGGGCATCGCGTCCACACTGATCGGGCTCGTCCCGGACGCCTCCGTGGCCGGCCCCTGGGGCGCCGTCCTGCTGGCGATCCTGCGCGTATTCCAGGGCATCGCCGTCGGCGGCGAATGGGGCGGGGCGGCGCTGATGGCACTGGAGCACTCCGAGTCCGGCAAACGCGGCTTCGCGGCCTCCTTCGTCAATGCCGGCGCCCCCACCGGCGCGGTGCTCGGCACCCTAGTGATGGGCGCCTTCTCCGCCCTGCCGAACGCGCAGTTCCTGGCTTGGGGCTGGCGCGTGCCGTTCCTGCTGTCCTTCGTGCTGCTGGGCGTGGGCATGTTCGTCCGGCTCAAGGTCTCCGAGAGCCCGATCTTCAAGGCCGCGCTGGAGAAGGAGCAAGCCGAGGAGGCGGCGCAGGGAGCGGCGGCCCGCCGTGAGGTCCCGCTGCTGCAGGTCCTGCGGCGGCCGAAGACCCTGATCTTCACCATGCTGGCCGGAGCCGCCGGGTTCGCGCTGCAGGTGGTGCTGGCTACTTTCTCCGTCACCTACGCGGTGTCCAAGGGCGCCGACCGC harbors:
- a CDS encoding SDR family NAD(P)-dependent oxidoreductase — translated: MSLSGKVAIVTGSGRGLGLAYARELARQGAAVVVNDVDAAVAEEAVRTIASDGGRAAAVVAPVGSSEVAKQLVQAAVTEFGRLDILVTNAGILRDKSLLKMTDEDFDAVINVHLKGTFTCAREAFGYFKENGIAGRIITIGSPTGQRGNFGQTNYAAAKAGIVGMVRTWALEMKKAGVTANAVIPVAATAMTKTVPYFQKAVEADERGEAMPAFFRHDLGFGTADDVAGLVAFLASDAAAGVTGQAIGAGGDRLQLWTHPEAAATEYREGGWGYADLVENFGALFGDKLQSVGEEFLPLPEDLQPEPAQVR
- a CDS encoding amidohydrolase family protein; amino-acid sequence: MANARYELGIDAAKLAAIDMHVHLEVDGHGHGSLPAELTEASAKYFKAEDRTPSLDRIAELYRELNMAAVVFTVDARTQLKHEPNSIPELIAGAARNNDVLIPFGSVDPRTGAEAIQGAKHQAVDLGARGFKFHPSLQGFDPSNEQFYPLWETLQELGLPAIFHTGQNGMGAGLPGGFGIKLAYSNPLLLDAVAADFPELQIIMAHPSVPWQDEANSIATHKTNVFIDLSGWSPKYFPESLVKMSNSVLQDKVLFGTDFPLITPQKWLAAFADLPLKDEVRPKILKGNAVRLLGLEG
- a CDS encoding acyl-CoA dehydrogenase family protein — its product is MDTTTAEPSVSAPQRLFEVADFYDAESLLTDSERRVLGRLRTFLDEKARPLLAEYWERGEFPDQLARPLIDLDLMEPAELTADAPARGIYQGFRIFELARTDASLATWYTSQAGLFRTAIRVGASEEQKREWMPKVIDFSLKGVFSLTEPESGSDIAGGLSTTARFEEDADGGTWVLDGAKRWIGGAATADVLAVFARDEADGQVKAFLVEREAPGVTLEKIHGKTALRMMQNAHITLDGVRVPESMRLHNVNSFKDVAAMLRAMRSDVAWIATGMAAGAFEAALRYVTQREQFGRPVGSFQLVQEKLARMLGNVTSALSLVVRLTEQQAKGIYRDPDSALAKMQTSLLMRETVALAREVVGGNGITLETDVARFHADAEAVYSYEGTHEINALIIGRALTGHSAFTR
- a CDS encoding MaoC family dehydratase; the protein is MPNLVVDFDKLLTLSGTDLGATEYREISQEQINKFADATGDDQWIHVDPERAKDGPFGAPIAHGFLTLSLIIPFWGELFDVEGVTTKVNYGLDKVRFTSPVKVGSRIRMRATIAEVTEVKGGAQIKVANTIEIEGQERPAVVAEFLARFYK
- a CDS encoding MFS transporter, which translates into the protein MSQISQLQAMDVGTRRREARTVIASSYLGSTIEYYDFLLYATAAAVVFPKVFFTGMDDWVGVVAAYGTFAAGYVARPLGGIIFGHFGDKLGRKGMLIVSMLVMGIASTLIGLVPDASVAGPWGAVLLAILRVFQGIAVGGEWGGAALMALEHSESGKRGFAASFVNAGAPTGAVLGTLVMGAFSALPNAQFLAWGWRVPFLLSFVLLGVGMFVRLKVSESPIFKAALEKEQAEEAAQGAAARREVPLLQVLRRPKTLIFTMLAGAAGFALQVVLATFSVTYAVSKGADRQGVLYAFAAASFVSIIFVVMGGRLSDKLGRRPVMIGGLVLFIAYLVPMFQLLSSNNIGLIFVAFAVGLMIHSTLFGPLAAFVSEQFGTTSRYTGASLGYQPATLLGAGFTPGIVAQIFKDSGQNTSSVVWYLAIMSVVSIIFILLTREPKNNDLEAVRS